Proteins encoded within one genomic window of Gadus macrocephalus chromosome 18, ASM3116895v1:
- the LOC132446448 gene encoding ataxin-2-like protein isoform X3 has product MLKQHQPGPAGRKTTSNGTSPPTSMSSTPSGPNSNRTPVGRSRTSVKPSFQSSAVFEGVYNNARMLHFLTAVVGSTCDIRVKNGNMYEGIFKTLSARCELAVDAVHKRPEGEAGPPVALPRREEITDTMIFPPGDLVTMTCRDVDLNFATRDTFTDTGISTPRVNGEHKEKVLQRWDGGDSSNGERENYDLEKDSSNGWDANEMFRYNEAKYGITSTYDSSLSMYTVPLERGSSEGFRQREARAARLANEIEASPQYRQRVNMENDDGKSEEDKFSAVLRDAGEREKGRDSPGATREGKYIPLPQRQREINRERERAERGPGGGPGGPPPHSRLGGGYRSNPPASSPRPPPSSSSPRPPSTSSTTPQPPSSDRSSPLPARGYGGHHAPSPTTVSPAQPATSPALPHSQSLPHSLADGPRPVNGVSSRTSPKAQRPPQSNRPVRSQNTHSQTTAARSPKSGPSHDTPFLDTSSVQMPAHKTTGPAPLFPVDVNEIVSAASKERSAESPGSADDKMTKAPSMQQRSQIEELRKFGKEFRLQPTGGASGAQASAGPLAPGDAAPPTSALSKSPANPGPEAKATATTPGPSEEPKDLSSPAVLADRQSPATPQPARTPGSEDGGERPEGVVEQVKKSTLNPNAKEFNPVKALMTMVKPATAPTPPRPTPPSPVVLQQHPGAQGPLFNGPYLSYVSQIHSVQPPQMFQYTMSTVNQGKYPRGKGSLGPGQRADHGGNGPPMLQAAASAAGAPLVASPYPQQYLQYNPQQYGQQQVLQAMAPYPGQPMYSMLQGGARMITQGGAPHPQAMGPPGGAQFQTQGENPQVQQQGLYAPQGFAHHAGQVHQPQPSSTPTGNQPQPQHAAPSPGQVRPAANPQGGPQPQSMYHSGPMTAPTPPNMPPGHTSPQASYSMQGYSIHGHQGMPHSYNLGQITQAHVQGAMGGPHPSGGHGHQMVMLPSPQQGPGSVPQHPQQGAPQHYYLGHPQAMQVQTHPSPFHPPGN; this is encoded by the exons ATGTTGAAACAACATCAGCCCGGTCCCGCTGGACGGAAGACGACGTCTAACGGGACCTCGCCTCCCACGAGTATGTCTTCCACACCCAGCGGGCCCAACAGCAACAGAACGCCCGTCGGAAG GAGTCGGACTTCAGTGAAGCCatcattccagtcctctgcg gTGTTTGAGGGAGTCTATAACAACGCCAGAATGCTGCACTTCCTCACCGCTGTGGTG GGATCCACCTGCGACATACGTGTAAAGAATGGAAACATGTACGAAGGCATCTTCAAAACACTAAGCGCTCGG TGTGAGCTAGCCGTGGACGCCGTCCACAAGCGCCCAGAGGGCGAGGCGGGGCCTCCCGTTGCCCTGCCTCGCCGAGAGGAGATCACAGACACCATGATCTTCCCCCCCGGGGACCTGGTCACGATGACCTGCCGGGACGTGGACCTCAACTTCGCCACCAGAG acaCCTTCACAGACACGGGCATCAGCACACCACGTGTGAACGGAGAGCACAAGGAGAAGGTGCTGCAGCGCTGGGATGGAGGAGACAGCagcaacggagagagagaaaactacGACCTGGAAAAAGACTCG TCCAACGGCTGGGACGCGAACGAGATGTTCCGCTACAACGAGGCGAAGTACGGCATCACGTCCACCTACGACTCGAGCCTCTCCATGTACAC GGTGCCTCTGGAGCGGGGCAGCTCCGAGGGCTTCCGTCAGAGGGAGGCGCGCGCGGCCCGACTGGCCAACGAGATCGAGGCCAGCCCGCAGTACCGCCAGCGGGTCAACATGGAGAACGACGACGGGAAGAGTGAGGAGGACAAGTTCAGCGCCGTGCTGCGAGACGCCGGCGAGAGGGAGAAGGGTAGAGACAGCCCCGGAGCCACCCG gGAGGGGAAGTACATCCCGTTGCCCCAGCGACAGCGCGAGATCAACCGGGAGCGCGAGCGGGCCGAGAGGGGTCCAGGGGGCGGTCCCGGTGGACCCCCACCCCACAGTCGTCTGGGCGGAGGATACCGCTCCaacccccccgcctcctcccccaggccccccccctcatcttcctcccccagaccaccctccacctcctcgaccaccccccagcccccctcctcgGACCGCAGCAGCCCCCTGCCAGCCCGGGGCTACGGGGGTCACCAcgcccccagccccaccaccgTGTCCCCCGCCCAGCCGGCCACCTCCCCCGCACTCCCCCACTCACAGTCCCTCCCCCACTCGCTGGCCGACGGACCCAGGCCCGTCAACGGGG TATCATCCAGAACCTCTCCAAAGGCCCAGAGACCTCCACAGTCCAACAGACCAGTCCGCTCCcagaacacacactctcaaactaCAG CTGCTCGATCTCCTAAATCAGGCCCCTCCCACGACACGCCTTTTTTGGACACATCATCTGTCCAAATGCCTGCCCACAAAAccacaggccccgcccctctgtTTCCAGTCGACG TGAATGAGATCGTGAGTGCGGCGAGTAAAGAGCGCTCCGCTGAGAGTCCTGGCAGCGCAGACGACAAAATGACTAAAG CTCCCTCCATGCAGCAGCGCTCTCAGATCGAGGAGCTCCGCAAGTTTGGCAAAGAGTTCAGG ctccagcctACTGGGGGTGCGTCTGGCGCCCAGGCCTCTGCGGGCCCTCTGGCCCCCGGGGACGCGGCCCCGCCTACGTCGGCCCTCAGCAAGTCCCCGGCAAACCCTGGCCCCGAGGCTAAGGCCACGGCCACCACCCCCGGCCCCTCTGAGGAGCCCAAGGACCTGTCCTCCCCGGCCGTCCTGGCAGACAGGCAGTCCCCGGCCACCCCTCAGCCGGCCAGGACCCCCGGCAGCGAGGACGGAGGGGAGAGGCCGGAGGGCGTGGTCGA GCAAGTGAAGAAGTCAACGCTGAACCCAAATGCCAAGGAGTTCAACCCTGTCAAAGCCCTCATGACCATG GTGAAGCCCGCCACCGCGCCCACCCCTCCGCggcccaccccccccagcccagtggtgctgcagcagcaccccggggcccagggccccctCTTCAACGGCCCCTACCTCTCCTATGTCTCCCAGATACACTCTGTACAG CCCCCCCAGATGTTCCAGTACACAATGTCTACAGTAAACCAGGGAAAATACCCCCGAGGCAAAG GCTCGCTGGGTCCTGGTCAAAGGGCCGACCACGGAGGCAACGGCCCCCCCATGCTCCAGGCTGCCGCCTCGGCCGCCGGGGCCCCGCTCGTGGCGTCCCCCTACCCCCAGCAGTACCTCCAGTACAACCCCCAGCAGTACGGGCAGCAGCAGGTCCTACAGGCCATGGCCCCCTACCCCGGacag CCGATGTACTCGATGCTGCAGGGAGGGGCCAGGATGATCACCCAGGGCGGGGCCCCTCACCCCCAGGCTATGGGGCCCCCTGGAGGAGCCCAGTTCCAGACCCAGGGGGAGAACCCCCAGGTCCAGCAGCAGGGCCTCTACG CCCCCCAGGGCTTCGCCCACCACGCTGGACAGGTCCATCAGCCCCAGCCCTCCAGCACACCCACTGGAaaccagccccagccccagcacGCTGCCCCCAGCCCGGGACAGGTGAGACCAGCTGCG aacCCCCAGGGCGGCCCCCAGCCTCAGTCAATGTACCACTCGGGGCCCATGACAGCCCCCACACCCCCCAACATGCCCCCGGGCCACACGTCCCCCCAGGCCTCCTACTCCATGCAGGGCTACAGCATCCACGGCCACCAGGGGATGCCTCACTCCTACAATCTGGGGCAGATCACACAG GCCCATGTCCAGGGAGCCATGGGAGGCCCTCACCCCTCTGGGGGCCACGGCCACCAGATGGTGATGCTGCCCTCTCCCCAGCAGGGGCCCGGCTCTGTGCCCCAGCACCCCCAGCAAGGAGCACCTCAACACTACTACCTGGGACACCCCCAAG cgatgcaggtacagacacacccctcccccttccaccccccTGGAAACTGA
- the LOC132446448 gene encoding ataxin-2-like protein isoform X2, with the protein MLKQHQPGPAGRKTTSNGTSPPTSMSSTPSGPNSNRTPVGRSRTSVKPSFQSSAVFEGVYNNARMLHFLTAVVGSTCDIRVKNGNMYEGIFKTLSARCELAVDAVHKRPEGEAGPPVALPRREEITDTMIFPPGDLVTMTCRDVDLNFATRDTFTDTGISTPRVNGEHKEKVLQRWDGGDSSNGERENYDLEKDSSNGWDANEMFRYNEAKYGITSTYDSSLSMYTVPLERGSSEGFRQREARAARLANEIEASPQYRQRVNMENDDGKSEEDKFSAVLRDAGEREKGRDSPGATREGKYIPLPQRQREINRERERAERGPGGGPGGPPPHSRLGGGYRSNPPASSPRPPPSSSSPRPPSTSSTTPQPPSSDRSSPLPARGYGGHHAPSPTTVSPAQPATSPALPHSQSLPHSLADGPRPVNGVSSRTSPKAQRPPQSNRPVRSQNTHSQTTAARSPKSGPSHDTPFLDTSSVQMPAHKTTGPAPLFPVDVNEIVSAASKERSAESPGSADDKMTKAPSMQQRSQIEELRKFGKEFRVRRHPPTQLQPTGGASGAQASAGPLAPGDAAPPTSALSKSPANPGPEAKATATTPGPSEEPKDLSSPAVLADRQSPATPQPARTPGSEDGGERPEGVVEQVKKSTLNPNAKEFNPVKALMTMVKPATAPTPPRPTPPSPVVLQQHPGAQGPLFNGPYLSYVSQIHSVQPPQMFQYTMSTVNQGKYPRGKGSLGPGQRADHGGNGPPMLQAAASAAGAPLVASPYPQQYLQYNPQQYGQQQVLQAMAPYPGQPMYSMLQGGARMITQGGAPHPQAMGPPGGAQFQTQGENPQVQQQGLYAPQGFAHHAGQVHQPQPSSTPTGNQPQPQHAAPSPGQNPQGGPQPQSMYHSGPMTAPTPPNMPPGHTSPQASYSMQGYSIHGHQGMPHSYNLGQITQAHVQGAMGGPHPSGGHGHQMVMLPSPQQGPGSVPQHPQQGAPQHYYLGHPQAMQVQTHPSPFHPPGN; encoded by the exons ATGTTGAAACAACATCAGCCCGGTCCCGCTGGACGGAAGACGACGTCTAACGGGACCTCGCCTCCCACGAGTATGTCTTCCACACCCAGCGGGCCCAACAGCAACAGAACGCCCGTCGGAAG GAGTCGGACTTCAGTGAAGCCatcattccagtcctctgcg gTGTTTGAGGGAGTCTATAACAACGCCAGAATGCTGCACTTCCTCACCGCTGTGGTG GGATCCACCTGCGACATACGTGTAAAGAATGGAAACATGTACGAAGGCATCTTCAAAACACTAAGCGCTCGG TGTGAGCTAGCCGTGGACGCCGTCCACAAGCGCCCAGAGGGCGAGGCGGGGCCTCCCGTTGCCCTGCCTCGCCGAGAGGAGATCACAGACACCATGATCTTCCCCCCCGGGGACCTGGTCACGATGACCTGCCGGGACGTGGACCTCAACTTCGCCACCAGAG acaCCTTCACAGACACGGGCATCAGCACACCACGTGTGAACGGAGAGCACAAGGAGAAGGTGCTGCAGCGCTGGGATGGAGGAGACAGCagcaacggagagagagaaaactacGACCTGGAAAAAGACTCG TCCAACGGCTGGGACGCGAACGAGATGTTCCGCTACAACGAGGCGAAGTACGGCATCACGTCCACCTACGACTCGAGCCTCTCCATGTACAC GGTGCCTCTGGAGCGGGGCAGCTCCGAGGGCTTCCGTCAGAGGGAGGCGCGCGCGGCCCGACTGGCCAACGAGATCGAGGCCAGCCCGCAGTACCGCCAGCGGGTCAACATGGAGAACGACGACGGGAAGAGTGAGGAGGACAAGTTCAGCGCCGTGCTGCGAGACGCCGGCGAGAGGGAGAAGGGTAGAGACAGCCCCGGAGCCACCCG gGAGGGGAAGTACATCCCGTTGCCCCAGCGACAGCGCGAGATCAACCGGGAGCGCGAGCGGGCCGAGAGGGGTCCAGGGGGCGGTCCCGGTGGACCCCCACCCCACAGTCGTCTGGGCGGAGGATACCGCTCCaacccccccgcctcctcccccaggccccccccctcatcttcctcccccagaccaccctccacctcctcgaccaccccccagcccccctcctcgGACCGCAGCAGCCCCCTGCCAGCCCGGGGCTACGGGGGTCACCAcgcccccagccccaccaccgTGTCCCCCGCCCAGCCGGCCACCTCCCCCGCACTCCCCCACTCACAGTCCCTCCCCCACTCGCTGGCCGACGGACCCAGGCCCGTCAACGGGG TATCATCCAGAACCTCTCCAAAGGCCCAGAGACCTCCACAGTCCAACAGACCAGTCCGCTCCcagaacacacactctcaaactaCAG CTGCTCGATCTCCTAAATCAGGCCCCTCCCACGACACGCCTTTTTTGGACACATCATCTGTCCAAATGCCTGCCCACAAAAccacaggccccgcccctctgtTTCCAGTCGACG TGAATGAGATCGTGAGTGCGGCGAGTAAAGAGCGCTCCGCTGAGAGTCCTGGCAGCGCAGACGACAAAATGACTAAAG CTCCCTCCATGCAGCAGCGCTCTCAGATCGAGGAGCTCCGCAAGTTTGGCAAAGAGTTCAGGGTAAGACGTCATCCACCTacacag ctccagcctACTGGGGGTGCGTCTGGCGCCCAGGCCTCTGCGGGCCCTCTGGCCCCCGGGGACGCGGCCCCGCCTACGTCGGCCCTCAGCAAGTCCCCGGCAAACCCTGGCCCCGAGGCTAAGGCCACGGCCACCACCCCCGGCCCCTCTGAGGAGCCCAAGGACCTGTCCTCCCCGGCCGTCCTGGCAGACAGGCAGTCCCCGGCCACCCCTCAGCCGGCCAGGACCCCCGGCAGCGAGGACGGAGGGGAGAGGCCGGAGGGCGTGGTCGA GCAAGTGAAGAAGTCAACGCTGAACCCAAATGCCAAGGAGTTCAACCCTGTCAAAGCCCTCATGACCATG GTGAAGCCCGCCACCGCGCCCACCCCTCCGCggcccaccccccccagcccagtggtgctgcagcagcaccccggggcccagggccccctCTTCAACGGCCCCTACCTCTCCTATGTCTCCCAGATACACTCTGTACAG CCCCCCCAGATGTTCCAGTACACAATGTCTACAGTAAACCAGGGAAAATACCCCCGAGGCAAAG GCTCGCTGGGTCCTGGTCAAAGGGCCGACCACGGAGGCAACGGCCCCCCCATGCTCCAGGCTGCCGCCTCGGCCGCCGGGGCCCCGCTCGTGGCGTCCCCCTACCCCCAGCAGTACCTCCAGTACAACCCCCAGCAGTACGGGCAGCAGCAGGTCCTACAGGCCATGGCCCCCTACCCCGGacag CCGATGTACTCGATGCTGCAGGGAGGGGCCAGGATGATCACCCAGGGCGGGGCCCCTCACCCCCAGGCTATGGGGCCCCCTGGAGGAGCCCAGTTCCAGACCCAGGGGGAGAACCCCCAGGTCCAGCAGCAGGGCCTCTACG CCCCCCAGGGCTTCGCCCACCACGCTGGACAGGTCCATCAGCCCCAGCCCTCCAGCACACCCACTGGAaaccagccccagccccagcacGCTGCCCCCAGCCCGGGACAG aacCCCCAGGGCGGCCCCCAGCCTCAGTCAATGTACCACTCGGGGCCCATGACAGCCCCCACACCCCCCAACATGCCCCCGGGCCACACGTCCCCCCAGGCCTCCTACTCCATGCAGGGCTACAGCATCCACGGCCACCAGGGGATGCCTCACTCCTACAATCTGGGGCAGATCACACAG GCCCATGTCCAGGGAGCCATGGGAGGCCCTCACCCCTCTGGGGGCCACGGCCACCAGATGGTGATGCTGCCCTCTCCCCAGCAGGGGCCCGGCTCTGTGCCCCAGCACCCCCAGCAAGGAGCACCTCAACACTACTACCTGGGACACCCCCAAG cgatgcaggtacagacacacccctcccccttccaccccccTGGAAACTGA
- the LOC132446448 gene encoding ataxin-2-like protein isoform X5 gives MLKQHQPGPAGRKTTSNGTSPPTSMSSTPSGPNSNRTPVGRSRTSVKPSFQSSAVFEGVYNNARMLHFLTAVVGSTCDIRVKNGNMYEGIFKTLSARCELAVDAVHKRPEGEAGPPVALPRREEITDTMIFPPGDLVTMTCRDVDLNFATRDTFTDTGISTPRVNGEHKEKVLQRWDGGDSSNGERENYDLEKDSSNGWDANEMFRYNEAKYGITSTYDSSLSMYTVPLERGSSEGFRQREARAARLANEIEASPQYRQRVNMENDDGKSEEDKFSAVLRDAGEREKGRDSPGATREGKYIPLPQRQREINRERERAERGPGGGPGGPPPHSRLGGGYRSNPPASSPRPPPSSSSPRPPSTSSTTPQPPSSDRSSPLPARGYGGHHAPSPTTVSPAQPATSPALPHSQSLPHSLADGPRPVNGVSSRTSPKAQRPPQSNRPVRSQNTHSQTTAARSPKSGPSHDTPFLDTSSVQMPAHKTTGPAPLFPVDVNEIVSAASKERSAESPGSADDKMTKAPSMQQRSQIEELRKFGKEFRLQPTGGASGAQASAGPLAPGDAAPPTSALSKSPANPGPEAKATATTPGPSEEPKDLSSPAVLADRQSPATPQPARTPGSEDGGERPEGVVEQVKKSTLNPNAKEFNPVKALMTMVKPATAPTPPRPTPPSPVVLQQHPGAQGPLFNGPYLSYVSQIHSVQPPQMFQYTMSTVNQGKYPRGKGSLGPGQRADHGGNGPPMLQAAASAAGAPLVASPYPQQYLQYNPQQYGQQQVLQAMAPYPGQPMYSMLQGGARMITQGGAPHPQAMGPPGGAQFQTQGENPQVQQQGLYAPQGFAHHAGQVHQPQPSSTPTGNQPQPQHAAPSPGQNPQGGPQPQSMYHSGPMTAPTPPNMPPGHTSPQASYSMQGYSIHGHQGMPHSYNLGQITQAHVQGAMGGPHPSGGHGHQMVMLPSPQQGPGSVPQHPQQGAPQHYYLGHPQAMQVQTHPSPFHPPGN, from the exons ATGTTGAAACAACATCAGCCCGGTCCCGCTGGACGGAAGACGACGTCTAACGGGACCTCGCCTCCCACGAGTATGTCTTCCACACCCAGCGGGCCCAACAGCAACAGAACGCCCGTCGGAAG GAGTCGGACTTCAGTGAAGCCatcattccagtcctctgcg gTGTTTGAGGGAGTCTATAACAACGCCAGAATGCTGCACTTCCTCACCGCTGTGGTG GGATCCACCTGCGACATACGTGTAAAGAATGGAAACATGTACGAAGGCATCTTCAAAACACTAAGCGCTCGG TGTGAGCTAGCCGTGGACGCCGTCCACAAGCGCCCAGAGGGCGAGGCGGGGCCTCCCGTTGCCCTGCCTCGCCGAGAGGAGATCACAGACACCATGATCTTCCCCCCCGGGGACCTGGTCACGATGACCTGCCGGGACGTGGACCTCAACTTCGCCACCAGAG acaCCTTCACAGACACGGGCATCAGCACACCACGTGTGAACGGAGAGCACAAGGAGAAGGTGCTGCAGCGCTGGGATGGAGGAGACAGCagcaacggagagagagaaaactacGACCTGGAAAAAGACTCG TCCAACGGCTGGGACGCGAACGAGATGTTCCGCTACAACGAGGCGAAGTACGGCATCACGTCCACCTACGACTCGAGCCTCTCCATGTACAC GGTGCCTCTGGAGCGGGGCAGCTCCGAGGGCTTCCGTCAGAGGGAGGCGCGCGCGGCCCGACTGGCCAACGAGATCGAGGCCAGCCCGCAGTACCGCCAGCGGGTCAACATGGAGAACGACGACGGGAAGAGTGAGGAGGACAAGTTCAGCGCCGTGCTGCGAGACGCCGGCGAGAGGGAGAAGGGTAGAGACAGCCCCGGAGCCACCCG gGAGGGGAAGTACATCCCGTTGCCCCAGCGACAGCGCGAGATCAACCGGGAGCGCGAGCGGGCCGAGAGGGGTCCAGGGGGCGGTCCCGGTGGACCCCCACCCCACAGTCGTCTGGGCGGAGGATACCGCTCCaacccccccgcctcctcccccaggccccccccctcatcttcctcccccagaccaccctccacctcctcgaccaccccccagcccccctcctcgGACCGCAGCAGCCCCCTGCCAGCCCGGGGCTACGGGGGTCACCAcgcccccagccccaccaccgTGTCCCCCGCCCAGCCGGCCACCTCCCCCGCACTCCCCCACTCACAGTCCCTCCCCCACTCGCTGGCCGACGGACCCAGGCCCGTCAACGGGG TATCATCCAGAACCTCTCCAAAGGCCCAGAGACCTCCACAGTCCAACAGACCAGTCCGCTCCcagaacacacactctcaaactaCAG CTGCTCGATCTCCTAAATCAGGCCCCTCCCACGACACGCCTTTTTTGGACACATCATCTGTCCAAATGCCTGCCCACAAAAccacaggccccgcccctctgtTTCCAGTCGACG TGAATGAGATCGTGAGTGCGGCGAGTAAAGAGCGCTCCGCTGAGAGTCCTGGCAGCGCAGACGACAAAATGACTAAAG CTCCCTCCATGCAGCAGCGCTCTCAGATCGAGGAGCTCCGCAAGTTTGGCAAAGAGTTCAGG ctccagcctACTGGGGGTGCGTCTGGCGCCCAGGCCTCTGCGGGCCCTCTGGCCCCCGGGGACGCGGCCCCGCCTACGTCGGCCCTCAGCAAGTCCCCGGCAAACCCTGGCCCCGAGGCTAAGGCCACGGCCACCACCCCCGGCCCCTCTGAGGAGCCCAAGGACCTGTCCTCCCCGGCCGTCCTGGCAGACAGGCAGTCCCCGGCCACCCCTCAGCCGGCCAGGACCCCCGGCAGCGAGGACGGAGGGGAGAGGCCGGAGGGCGTGGTCGA GCAAGTGAAGAAGTCAACGCTGAACCCAAATGCCAAGGAGTTCAACCCTGTCAAAGCCCTCATGACCATG GTGAAGCCCGCCACCGCGCCCACCCCTCCGCggcccaccccccccagcccagtggtgctgcagcagcaccccggggcccagggccccctCTTCAACGGCCCCTACCTCTCCTATGTCTCCCAGATACACTCTGTACAG CCCCCCCAGATGTTCCAGTACACAATGTCTACAGTAAACCAGGGAAAATACCCCCGAGGCAAAG GCTCGCTGGGTCCTGGTCAAAGGGCCGACCACGGAGGCAACGGCCCCCCCATGCTCCAGGCTGCCGCCTCGGCCGCCGGGGCCCCGCTCGTGGCGTCCCCCTACCCCCAGCAGTACCTCCAGTACAACCCCCAGCAGTACGGGCAGCAGCAGGTCCTACAGGCCATGGCCCCCTACCCCGGacag CCGATGTACTCGATGCTGCAGGGAGGGGCCAGGATGATCACCCAGGGCGGGGCCCCTCACCCCCAGGCTATGGGGCCCCCTGGAGGAGCCCAGTTCCAGACCCAGGGGGAGAACCCCCAGGTCCAGCAGCAGGGCCTCTACG CCCCCCAGGGCTTCGCCCACCACGCTGGACAGGTCCATCAGCCCCAGCCCTCCAGCACACCCACTGGAaaccagccccagccccagcacGCTGCCCCCAGCCCGGGACAG aacCCCCAGGGCGGCCCCCAGCCTCAGTCAATGTACCACTCGGGGCCCATGACAGCCCCCACACCCCCCAACATGCCCCCGGGCCACACGTCCCCCCAGGCCTCCTACTCCATGCAGGGCTACAGCATCCACGGCCACCAGGGGATGCCTCACTCCTACAATCTGGGGCAGATCACACAG GCCCATGTCCAGGGAGCCATGGGAGGCCCTCACCCCTCTGGGGGCCACGGCCACCAGATGGTGATGCTGCCCTCTCCCCAGCAGGGGCCCGGCTCTGTGCCCCAGCACCCCCAGCAAGGAGCACCTCAACACTACTACCTGGGACACCCCCAAG cgatgcaggtacagacacacccctcccccttccaccccccTGGAAACTGA